Proteins from a single region of Streptomyces sp. TN58:
- a CDS encoding ATP-binding protein yields the protein MRHRCRTEAADVAELLITEIVTNALVHTDRGAEVSASLTAARLRVEVRDHAARRPRPYVPTADDGTHGRGLALVEALADDWGVDALALGGGKVVWFELDGCLDAPYAAGPA from the coding sequence ATGCGCCACCGGTGCCGGACCGAGGCCGCCGACGTGGCCGAACTGCTGATCACGGAAATCGTCACGAACGCCCTCGTCCACACCGACCGGGGCGCCGAGGTCTCAGCGAGCCTCACCGCCGCACGGTTACGCGTGGAGGTACGCGACCACGCCGCACGCCGACCCCGGCCGTACGTACCGACCGCCGACGACGGTACGCACGGCCGGGGACTGGCGCTGGTGGAGGCGCTGGCCGACGACTGGGGCGTGGACGCCCTCGCCCTGGGCGGCGGCAAGGTGGTGTGGTTCGAACTCGACGGCTGCCTCGACGCCCCGTACGCCGCAGGGCCCGCCTGA
- a CDS encoding DUF2637 domain-containing protein → MRLTDISLDWLLPGSLLILGVLAAVAVLARGKRESEKAAADDSWERSEERRRRKEAVYGTASYVLLFCCAAVAAALSFHGLVGFGRQNLSLSGGWEYLVPFGLDGAAMFCSVLAVREASHGDAALGSRMLVWLFAGAAAWFNWVHAPRGLGHDGAPQFFAGMSLSAAVLFDRALKQTRRAALREQGLIPRPLPQIRMVRWLRAPRETFGAWSLMLLEGVRTLDEAVDEVREDRKEREQDRHRRRDQNRLDRARIKALGRQNRAFGRSRGRQVELPELTQGAGSAPVGAEPAIPEPGQLPLRRRPSLQAVNPTDSFEVTGTRTVDLTAEDDTQTLPRLDSLERKLKDLEQQFG, encoded by the coding sequence ATGAGACTGACCGACATATCGCTGGACTGGCTGCTGCCCGGCAGTCTGCTGATCCTGGGCGTACTTGCGGCGGTTGCGGTACTGGCACGGGGCAAGCGCGAGAGCGAGAAGGCCGCGGCCGACGACAGCTGGGAGCGCAGCGAGGAGCGGCGGCGCCGCAAGGAGGCCGTCTACGGGACCGCTTCGTACGTCCTGCTCTTCTGCTGCGCGGCGGTGGCCGCCGCGCTCTCCTTCCACGGGCTGGTCGGCTTCGGCCGGCAGAACCTCAGCCTCTCCGGGGGCTGGGAGTACCTGGTGCCCTTCGGCCTCGACGGCGCCGCCATGTTCTGCTCGGTGCTCGCCGTCCGCGAGGCCAGCCACGGTGACGCGGCCCTCGGATCGCGCATGCTGGTCTGGCTGTTCGCCGGGGCGGCCGCCTGGTTCAACTGGGTGCACGCTCCGCGCGGTCTGGGCCACGACGGCGCCCCGCAGTTCTTCGCGGGGATGTCGCTCTCGGCGGCCGTCCTGTTCGACCGGGCGCTCAAACAGACCCGCCGGGCGGCGCTGCGCGAACAGGGCCTGATCCCGCGGCCGTTGCCGCAGATCCGGATGGTCCGCTGGCTGCGGGCCCCCCGGGAGACCTTCGGCGCGTGGTCCCTCATGCTGCTGGAGGGGGTGCGCACCCTCGACGAGGCCGTGGACGAGGTGCGCGAGGACCGCAAGGAGCGGGAGCAGGACCGGCACCGCAGGCGCGACCAGAACCGGCTCGACCGGGCGCGCATCAAGGCGCTGGGCCGGCAGAACCGGGCGTTCGGGCGGTCCCGCGGCCGCCAGGTCGAGCTTCCGGAGCTGACGCAGGGAGCGGGCTCCGCGCCGGTCGGCGCGGAGCCGGCCATACCGGAACCGGGACAGCTGCCACTACGCCGCCGGCCCTCCCTGCAGGCCGTCAACCCCACCGACTCCTTTGAGGTGACCGGCACCCGGACGGTGGACCTCACCGCCGAGGACGACACCCAGACCCTTCCCCGACTGGACTCGCTGGAACGCAAACTCAAGGACCTGGAGCAGCAGTTCGGCTGA
- a CDS encoding (2Fe-2S)-binding protein, protein MTVSALPAVAPAPPGSAVADAYARLAEAYGGLRVVELAAHEPSPRGAGWVGADELAAGGAELDAFLAWDDAQVLRDYGTQARPDVIASFGLHRYAWPACLLITLPWFLHRRVPRLPVAEVAFHRTLGRMAVRVESFACLPDDPAAALPGARVVPHEEALREEVRSAVAQHLEPVLKGFGSRMRRGRRALWGMVTDEVVESLWYVGHLLGEERRTMAELEALLPGSTAPYTGGAGFRTLSGPGGRELPTRDRASCCFFYTIRPEDTCVTCPRTCDADRITRLTAEAA, encoded by the coding sequence ATGACCGTCTCGGCCCTCCCGGCTGTCGCCCCTGCCCCGCCCGGCTCCGCGGTGGCGGACGCGTACGCCCGGCTGGCGGAGGCGTACGGCGGACTGCGGGTCGTCGAGCTGGCCGCGCACGAACCCTCCCCTCGCGGTGCGGGGTGGGTCGGCGCGGACGAGCTGGCGGCCGGCGGGGCCGAGCTGGACGCCTTCCTCGCCTGGGACGACGCCCAGGTCCTGAGGGACTACGGGACCCAGGCGCGGCCCGATGTGATCGCGAGCTTCGGGCTGCACCGGTACGCGTGGCCGGCCTGCCTGCTGATCACGCTCCCGTGGTTCCTCCACCGGCGGGTCCCCCGCCTCCCCGTCGCCGAGGTCGCCTTCCACCGGACCCTCGGCCGGATGGCCGTACGCGTCGAGAGCTTCGCCTGCCTGCCGGACGACCCGGCGGCCGCCCTGCCGGGAGCCCGGGTCGTGCCGCACGAGGAGGCCCTGCGCGAAGAGGTGCGGTCCGCGGTGGCCCAGCACCTCGAACCTGTGCTGAAAGGTTTCGGCTCGCGCATGCGGCGCGGTCGCCGCGCCCTGTGGGGCATGGTGACCGACGAGGTCGTCGAAAGCCTCTGGTACGTCGGCCACCTGCTCGGCGAGGAGCGGCGGACGATGGCCGAGCTGGAGGCACTGCTGCCCGGCTCGACGGCCCCGTACACCGGCGGCGCCGGATTCCGCACCCTCTCCGGCCCCGGCGGGCGGGAGCTGCCCACCCGCGACCGGGCCAGCTGCTGCTTCTTCTACACGATCCGGCCGGAGGACACCTGTGTCACCTGCCCCCGCACCTGCGACGCGGACCGCATCACCCGCCTGACGGCGGAAGCCGCCTGA
- a CDS encoding GntR family transcriptional regulator, protein MHETAHARVPAQKRKVLRHSVRGQVLDALRAALVDGELVPGEIYSGPALGERFGVSATPVREAMQQLAAEGAVECLPNRGFRVLSRSARDHAELAEVRALLEVPVMLRLARTVPEADWQALRPAAAATAAAAAAGDLPGYAEADRAFHRAVLRLAGNDQLVAVAEELHRRAQWPLPGAPRVRRADLVADAAEHSALLDALVARDLPVVEALVREHFAGSGG, encoded by the coding sequence GTGCACGAAACGGCCCACGCCCGGGTACCGGCACAGAAGCGGAAGGTATTGCGCCATTCGGTGCGCGGGCAGGTCCTCGACGCGCTGCGCGCCGCCCTCGTCGACGGCGAGCTCGTACCGGGCGAGATCTACTCCGGCCCGGCCCTGGGCGAGCGCTTCGGGGTCTCCGCCACTCCCGTGCGCGAGGCGATGCAGCAGCTGGCCGCCGAGGGGGCGGTGGAATGCCTGCCGAACCGGGGCTTCCGCGTCCTGTCGCGCAGCGCGCGGGACCATGCCGAGCTGGCGGAGGTCCGGGCGCTGCTGGAGGTGCCCGTCATGCTGCGGCTGGCCCGGACGGTGCCGGAAGCCGACTGGCAGGCCCTGCGCCCGGCGGCCGCCGCCACCGCCGCGGCGGCCGCGGCGGGTGACCTGCCGGGGTACGCGGAGGCGGACCGGGCCTTCCACCGGGCGGTGCTGCGGCTGGCCGGCAACGACCAGCTGGTGGCGGTGGCGGAGGAACTCCACCGCCGGGCCCAGTGGCCACTGCCGGGTGCTCCGCGGGTTCGGCGGGCGGATCTCGTCGCCGATGCGGCCGAGCACTCGGCGCTGCTGGATGCGCTGGTCGCGCGGGACCTGCCGGTGGTCGAAGCGCTGGTCCGCGAACACTTCGCCGGCTCCGGGGGCTGA
- a CDS encoding PucR family transcriptional regulator, whose translation MRLRALLETEALGLRLLGGEDELDRTVRGVMTTDLRDPSRYLSGGELVLTGLAWRRNSADSEPFVRILASAGVAGLAAGEAELGAIPDDLVSACVRNRLPLFAVNEDVAFATITEYVVRQVSGERAGDLAAVVDRHRRLMTSGPAGGGPDVVLDLLTTDLDLRAWVLSPTGRQIAGAGEPLSPGICAALAGEHLAAVRTGRRGPHRISIQGITYSLFPIRGHGRGAAGAGVRDVRETVLSDWLLAVEADAGDWPAERLDLLQGVTQLIAVERDRRDAARTVRRRLAQEVLELVQTGAAPAEIAARLRVAAPVLLPGLGAAPHWQVVVARVDWDNGDIPGGPVAQSLLEEILVDPSVSGPEPSDRIAVAHTGDEAIALVPLPSLSGDAGEDKGPDSALHADELLAVVREPLAAGLAEDGRLTLGVSAAVHSAEGLRGALEEARHARRVAAARPGRVCAAGHHELASHVLLLPFVPDDVRRAFTARLLDPLRDYDRRHRAELIPTLEAFLDCDGSWTRCATRLHLHVNTLRYRVGRIEQLTGRDLSRLEDKLDFFLALRMS comes from the coding sequence ATGCGGCTGCGCGCACTGCTGGAGACCGAGGCGCTGGGGCTGCGGCTGCTCGGCGGCGAGGACGAACTCGACCGTACGGTCCGCGGGGTCATGACGACCGACCTGCGTGATCCCAGCCGGTACCTGTCCGGGGGCGAACTCGTCCTCACCGGCCTGGCATGGAGGCGAAATTCAGCCGACTCCGAGCCGTTCGTACGAATCCTCGCGAGCGCCGGCGTCGCGGGGCTCGCCGCGGGCGAGGCGGAGCTGGGTGCCATCCCCGACGACCTCGTGTCGGCCTGTGTCCGCAACCGCCTGCCGCTGTTCGCCGTGAACGAGGACGTTGCATTCGCCACGATCACCGAGTACGTCGTGCGGCAGGTCTCGGGCGAGCGCGCCGGGGACCTGGCGGCCGTCGTGGACCGGCATCGCCGTCTGATGACGTCGGGCCCGGCAGGGGGCGGCCCCGACGTGGTGCTGGATCTCCTCACCACCGACCTCGACCTCCGGGCCTGGGTGCTGTCCCCCACCGGCCGGCAGATCGCCGGAGCGGGCGAGCCTTTGTCGCCGGGCATCTGTGCGGCGCTGGCGGGCGAGCACCTGGCGGCGGTCCGGACGGGCCGCAGAGGGCCGCACCGGATCTCCATCCAGGGTATTACCTACTCGCTCTTCCCGATCAGGGGACACGGGCGCGGCGCGGCCGGCGCGGGTGTCCGCGACGTGCGCGAGACCGTGCTGTCCGACTGGCTGCTGGCCGTCGAGGCGGACGCCGGCGACTGGCCGGCCGAGCGCCTGGACCTGCTCCAGGGCGTCACCCAGCTGATCGCCGTGGAGCGCGACCGCCGGGACGCCGCCCGTACGGTGCGCAGGCGCCTCGCACAGGAGGTCCTGGAGCTGGTCCAGACGGGTGCCGCGCCCGCCGAGATCGCCGCCCGCCTGCGGGTGGCTGCCCCCGTGCTGCTGCCCGGGCTGGGCGCCGCCCCGCACTGGCAGGTCGTCGTGGCCCGGGTGGACTGGGACAACGGGGACATCCCCGGCGGGCCGGTGGCCCAGTCCCTGCTGGAGGAGATCCTCGTCGACCCGTCGGTCTCGGGTCCGGAGCCGTCCGACCGGATCGCGGTGGCCCATACGGGTGACGAGGCCATCGCGCTGGTGCCGCTGCCCTCCCTCTCCGGCGACGCCGGCGAGGACAAGGGCCCGGACTCGGCGCTGCACGCCGACGAGCTGCTCGCCGTCGTACGCGAACCCCTGGCGGCCGGCCTGGCCGAGGACGGCCGGCTCACGCTGGGCGTCAGCGCGGCCGTGCACTCCGCCGAGGGTCTGCGCGGGGCGCTGGAGGAGGCCCGGCACGCCCGCCGGGTCGCGGCGGCCCGCCCGGGCCGGGTCTGCGCGGCGGGCCACCACGAGCTCGCCTCGCACGTCCTGCTGCTGCCCTTCGTCCCGGACGACGTGCGCCGTGCCTTCACCGCCCGGCTGCTCGACCCGCTGCGGGACTACGACCGGCGCCACCGGGCGGAGCTGATCCCGACCCTGGAGGCCTTCCTGGACTGCGACGGCTCCTGGACCCGCTGCGCGACCCGGTTGCACCTGCACGTCAACACGCTGCGCTACCGGGTCGGGCGAATCGAGCAGTTGACGGGGCGTGACCTCTCCCGGCTGGAGGACAAGCTCGACTTCTTCCTGGCACTGCGCATGAGCTGA
- a CDS encoding FAD binding domain-containing protein — MDFLRPASWEEALAAKAEFPTAVPIAGGTDIMVEINFDHRRPEYLLDLNRIELLREWEVGEEVTKLGASVPYTQIMENLRTTLPGLALASHTVASPQIRNRGGVGGNLGCASPAGDSHPALLAAGCEVEVESVRGSRMIPIDEFYTGVKRNALAADELIKSVHIKNATGPQQYSKVGTRNAMVIAVCGFGLALHPDTRTVRTGIGSAAPTPVRAKAAEEFLNAALEEGGFWDNGKVITPSIAKQFGELASAACNPIDDVRGTAKYRRHAVGILARRQLVWTWEQYRGSNGRSLEGAA, encoded by the coding sequence ATGGACTTCCTTCGCCCCGCCAGCTGGGAGGAGGCGCTCGCCGCTAAGGCCGAGTTCCCCACAGCTGTGCCGATTGCGGGTGGCACCGACATCATGGTCGAGATCAACTTCGACCACCGCCGTCCGGAGTACCTCCTTGACCTCAACCGCATCGAGCTGCTGCGGGAGTGGGAGGTAGGCGAGGAGGTCACCAAGCTCGGCGCCTCCGTCCCGTACACCCAGATCATGGAGAACCTGCGCACCACGCTGCCGGGTCTCGCGCTCGCCTCGCACACGGTCGCGTCCCCGCAGATCCGCAACCGCGGCGGTGTCGGCGGCAACCTCGGCTGCGCCTCGCCCGCCGGTGACTCCCACCCCGCCCTGCTGGCCGCCGGCTGCGAGGTTGAGGTCGAGTCCGTACGGGGCTCGCGCATGATCCCGATCGACGAGTTCTACACCGGCGTGAAGCGCAACGCGCTGGCCGCCGACGAGCTGATCAAGTCGGTCCACATCAAGAACGCCACGGGCCCGCAGCAGTACTCGAAGGTCGGCACCCGCAACGCGATGGTCATCGCGGTGTGCGGCTTCGGCCTCGCGCTGCACCCCGACACCCGCACCGTGCGTACGGGCATCGGCTCGGCCGCCCCGACCCCGGTCCGGGCCAAGGCCGCCGAGGAGTTCCTGAACGCCGCGCTCGAAGAGGGCGGCTTCTGGGACAACGGCAAGGTCATCACCCCGTCGATCGCCAAGCAGTTCGGTGAGCTCGCCTCCGCCGCCTGCAACCCGATCGACGACGTCCGTGGCACGGCGAAATACCGCCGTCACGCGGTTGGCATCCTCGCTCGCCGCCAGCTCGTCTGGACCTGGGAGCAGTACCGCGGCAGCAACGGCCGCTCGCTTGAAGGGGCTGCGTAA
- a CDS encoding (2Fe-2S)-binding protein produces MRVNFTVNGRPQEADDVWEGESLLYVLRERLGLPGSKNACEQGECGSCTVRLDGVPVCSCLVAAGQVEGRDVVTVEGLADFAKQRAEHGHGCGTGACGGGKGVSTDEAKQWSAKGTDSQTGEGVELSDIQQAFIDAGAVQCGFCTPGLLVQADALLEQNSDPSDQDIREALSGNLCRCTGYEKILDAVRLAAARQGEAV; encoded by the coding sequence ATGCGCGTCAATTTCACCGTCAACGGTCGTCCGCAGGAAGCCGACGACGTCTGGGAGGGCGAGTCCCTCCTCTACGTGCTGCGTGAGCGGCTGGGCCTGCCCGGCTCGAAGAACGCCTGCGAGCAGGGCGAGTGCGGCTCCTGCACCGTCCGCCTCGACGGCGTGCCGGTCTGCTCCTGTCTGGTGGCCGCCGGCCAGGTCGAGGGCCGCGACGTCGTGACCGTCGAGGGCCTGGCCGACTTCGCCAAGCAGCGCGCGGAGCACGGCCACGGCTGCGGCACCGGCGCGTGCGGCGGCGGCAAGGGCGTGTCCACGGACGAGGCCAAGCAGTGGTCCGCCAAGGGCACCGACTCGCAGACCGGTGAGGGCGTAGAGCTCTCCGACATCCAGCAGGCGTTCATCGACGCCGGCGCGGTCCAGTGCGGTTTCTGCACCCCGGGTCTGCTCGTGCAGGCCGACGCGCTCCTGGAGCAGAACTCCGACCCGTCCGACCAGGACATCCGTGAGGCCCTGTCCGGCAACCTCTGCCGCTGCACGGGCTACGAGAAGATCCTCGACGCGGTCCGCCTCGCGGCCGCCCGTCAGGGAGAGGCTGTCTGA
- the pucD gene encoding xanthine dehydrogenase subunit D — translation MANTRTVPSGTPTNVTQKHNKGGIGESTLRPDGTLKVTGEFAYSSDMWHEDMLWGQTLRSTVAHAEIVSIDISEALAMPGVYSVLTYDDLPAEMKNYGLEIQDTPVLANGRVRHHGEPVALVAADHPETARRAAAKIKIDYRELPLVTDEASALAADAPLIHEGRDDHHSGHVPHPNIVHRQPIIRGNVEEARKRADVIVEGEYTFGMQDQAFLGPESGLAVPSEDGGVDLYVATQWLHSDLKQIAPVLGLPEEKVRMTLSGVGGAFGGREDISMQIHACLLALATNKPVKIVYNRFESFFGHVHRHPAKLWYEHGATKDGKITHMKCRIVLDGGAYASASPAVVGNASSLSVGPYVIDDVDIEAIALYTNNPPCGAMRGFGAVQACFAYEAQMDKLAAKLGMDPVEFRQLNAMEMGTIMPTGQVVDSPAPVAELLRRVKARPLPPERQWETAGEGADVRALPGGLSNTTHGEGVVRGVGYAVGIKNVGFSEGFDDYSTARVRLEVINGEPVAMVHTAMAEVGQGGVTVHAQIARTELGVTQVTIHPADTQVGSAGSTSASRQTYMTGGAVKNTCEAVREALLEMGRRKNGSYHPAWAHAELLLEGGKVVTDGGEVLADIADILEDEAIDLELEFRHRPTVAFDLKTGQGDGHVQYTFAAHRAVVEVDTELGLVKVVELATAQDVGKALNMLSVVGQIQGGTTQGLGVAVMEEIIVDPKTAKVRNPSFTDYLIPTILDTPTIPVDVLELADPNAPYGLRGLGEAPTLSSTPAVLAAIRQATGLELNKTPIRPEALTGTL, via the coding sequence ATGGCCAACACCCGCACCGTGCCTTCCGGTACGCCGACGAACGTCACCCAGAAGCACAACAAGGGCGGCATCGGCGAGTCCACGCTCCGCCCGGACGGCACCCTCAAGGTCACCGGTGAGTTCGCGTACTCCTCCGACATGTGGCACGAGGACATGCTCTGGGGCCAGACCCTGCGGTCCACCGTCGCCCACGCCGAGATCGTCTCCATCGACATCTCCGAGGCGCTGGCCATGCCGGGCGTCTACTCGGTCCTCACCTACGACGACCTGCCGGCCGAGATGAAGAACTACGGCCTGGAGATCCAGGACACCCCGGTGCTCGCCAACGGCCGGGTACGCCACCACGGTGAGCCGGTGGCCCTGGTGGCCGCCGACCACCCGGAGACCGCCCGCCGCGCGGCCGCCAAGATCAAGATCGACTACCGGGAGCTGCCGCTCGTCACGGACGAGGCCTCCGCCCTCGCCGCCGACGCGCCGCTGATCCACGAGGGCCGCGACGACCACCACTCCGGTCACGTCCCGCACCCCAACATCGTGCACCGCCAGCCGATCATCCGCGGCAACGTGGAGGAGGCCCGCAAGCGCGCCGACGTGATCGTCGAGGGCGAGTACACCTTCGGCATGCAGGACCAGGCCTTCCTCGGCCCGGAGTCCGGTCTCGCCGTGCCGTCCGAGGACGGCGGGGTCGACCTCTACGTCGCCACCCAGTGGCTGCACTCGGACCTCAAGCAGATCGCCCCCGTCCTCGGCCTGCCCGAGGAGAAGGTCCGCATGACGCTCTCCGGCGTCGGCGGTGCCTTCGGCGGCCGCGAGGACATCTCCATGCAGATCCACGCCTGCCTGCTGGCCCTCGCGACCAACAAGCCGGTCAAGATCGTCTACAACCGCTTCGAGTCCTTCTTCGGCCACGTGCACCGCCACCCGGCGAAGCTCTGGTACGAGCACGGCGCCACCAAGGACGGCAAGATCACGCACATGAAGTGCAGGATCGTGCTCGACGGCGGCGCCTACGCCTCGGCCTCCCCGGCCGTCGTCGGCAACGCCTCCTCCCTCTCCGTCGGCCCGTACGTCATCGACGACGTCGACATCGAGGCGATCGCGCTCTACACGAACAACCCGCCCTGCGGCGCGATGCGCGGCTTCGGCGCCGTCCAGGCCTGCTTCGCCTACGAGGCCCAGATGGACAAGCTCGCGGCGAAGCTGGGCATGGACCCGGTCGAGTTCCGCCAGCTCAACGCCATGGAGATGGGCACGATCATGCCCACCGGCCAGGTCGTGGACTCCCCGGCGCCCGTCGCCGAGCTGCTGCGCCGGGTCAAGGCCCGCCCGCTGCCGCCGGAGCGCCAGTGGGAGACCGCCGGCGAGGGCGCGGACGTCCGCGCGCTGCCGGGCGGCCTGTCGAACACCACCCACGGCGAGGGCGTCGTCCGCGGCGTCGGCTACGCGGTCGGCATCAAGAACGTCGGCTTCTCCGAGGGCTTCGACGACTACTCCACCGCCCGCGTGCGCCTGGAGGTCATCAACGGCGAGCCGGTCGCGATGGTCCACACGGCCATGGCGGAGGTCGGCCAGGGCGGTGTCACCGTCCACGCGCAGATCGCCCGTACAGAGCTGGGCGTCACGCAGGTCACCATCCACCCGGCCGACACGCAGGTCGGCTCCGCCGGTTCGACGTCCGCCTCGCGGCAGACGTACATGACCGGTGGCGCCGTGAAGAACACCTGTGAGGCCGTGCGCGAGGCGCTGCTGGAGATGGGCCGCCGCAAGAACGGCTCCTACCACCCGGCCTGGGCCCACGCCGAGCTCCTCCTGGAGGGCGGCAAGGTCGTCACCGACGGCGGCGAGGTCCTCGCGGACATCGCCGACATCCTGGAGGACGAGGCGATCGACCTCGAACTCGAATTCCGCCACCGCCCGACGGTCGCCTTCGACCTGAAGACCGGCCAGGGCGACGGCCACGTCCAGTACACCTTCGCCGCGCACCGCGCGGTCGTCGAGGTGGACACCGAGCTCGGCCTGGTCAAGGTCGTCGAGCTGGCGACCGCCCAGGACGTGGGCAAGGCCCTCAACATGCTCTCCGTGGTCGGCCAGATCCAGGGTGGTACCACCCAGGGTCTCGGCGTGGCGGTCATGGAGGAGATCATCGTGGACCCGAAGACCGCGAAGGTGCGCAACCCCTCCTTCACGGACTACCTGATCCCGACCATCCTCGACACCCCGACCATCCCGGTCGACGTCCTGGAGCTCGCCGACCCGAACGCGCCGTACGGCCTTCGCGGTCTGGGCGAGGCCCCGACCCTGTCGTCCACCCCGGCCGTCCTCGCGGCGATCCGGCAGGCGACCGGGCTGGAGCTCAACAAGACCCCGATCCGTCCGGAAGCCCTTACCGGGACCCTCTAG
- a CDS encoding NCS2 family permease, translating into MTQSSVEPKTTAEEAGDGSLNPAGRSWLDRYFHITHRGSNVGNEVRGGITTFMAMAYILLLNPLLLSGKDVAGTVMDGSAIITATAFAAAVTTLLMGFVGKVPLALAAGLSVSGVLASQVAPQMTWPQAMGMCVVYGVVICLLVVTGLREMIMNAIPLALKHAITMGIGLFVALIGFVKAGFVGNGGEFMPPVQLGATGELSGWPVLLFAVTLVAIFMLQARKVPGAILIGIVGGTVLAAILNAIVDIDPKAWKNGPPELDGSAVSMPNFSLFGDVSFGGWGDVGYMTVGMIVFTLVLAGFFDAMATIIGVGTEAKLADDKGRMPGLSKALFIDGAGGAIGGVSGGSGQTVFVESATGVGEGARTGLASVVTGLFFAACLFFTPITQIVPGEVASAALVVIGAMMMQNARHVDWADTSTSIPVFLTVVIMPFTYSITAGVAAGVISYVAIKVAQGKAREIGGFMWALTGIFLVFFALHPIEGWLGVG; encoded by the coding sequence ATGACCCAGTCGTCTGTGGAGCCCAAGACCACCGCGGAAGAAGCCGGCGACGGCTCTCTGAACCCCGCCGGCAGGTCCTGGCTCGACCGCTACTTTCACATAACCCACAGAGGATCCAACGTCGGCAACGAGGTTCGTGGCGGTATCACGACCTTCATGGCCATGGCGTACATCCTCCTGCTCAACCCCCTGCTCCTGTCGGGCAAGGACGTCGCCGGAACCGTCATGGACGGCTCGGCGATCATCACCGCGACGGCCTTCGCCGCCGCCGTGACCACGCTCCTCATGGGCTTCGTCGGCAAGGTCCCGCTGGCGCTCGCCGCCGGACTCTCCGTGTCCGGTGTGCTCGCCTCGCAGGTGGCCCCCCAGATGACCTGGCCGCAGGCCATGGGCATGTGCGTGGTCTACGGCGTCGTGATCTGTCTCCTGGTCGTCACCGGCCTCCGCGAGATGATCATGAACGCGATCCCCCTCGCGCTCAAGCACGCCATCACCATGGGCATCGGCCTCTTCGTCGCCCTGATCGGCTTCGTGAAGGCGGGCTTCGTCGGCAACGGCGGGGAGTTCATGCCCCCCGTCCAGCTCGGCGCGACCGGTGAGCTGTCCGGCTGGCCCGTCCTGCTCTTCGCCGTCACCCTGGTCGCCATCTTCATGCTCCAGGCCCGCAAGGTGCCCGGCGCGATCCTGATCGGCATCGTGGGCGGCACCGTCCTGGCCGCGATCCTCAACGCCATCGTGGACATCGACCCCAAGGCCTGGAAGAACGGCCCGCCGGAGCTGGACGGCTCCGCGGTCTCGATGCCGAACTTCTCGCTCTTCGGCGACGTCTCCTTCGGCGGCTGGGGCGACGTCGGCTACATGACGGTCGGCATGATCGTCTTCACCCTGGTGCTCGCCGGCTTCTTCGACGCGATGGCCACCATCATCGGCGTCGGCACCGAGGCCAAGCTGGCCGACGACAAGGGCCGGATGCCGGGCCTGTCCAAGGCCCTGTTCATCGACGGCGCCGGCGGCGCGATCGGCGGCGTCAGCGGCGGCTCCGGCCAGACCGTCTTCGTCGAGTCCGCCACGGGCGTCGGCGAGGGTGCCCGCACGGGTCTCGCCTCCGTCGTCACCGGCCTGTTCTTCGCCGCCTGCCTCTTCTTCACCCCGATCACGCAGATCGTCCCGGGTGAGGTCGCCTCCGCGGCCCTGGTCGTCATCGGCGCGATGATGATGCAGAACGCCCGCCACGTGGACTGGGCGGACACCTCCACCTCGATCCCCGTCTTCCTGACGGTCGTGATCATGCCGTTCACCTACTCGATCACCGCAGGTGTCGCCGCGGGTGTCATCTCCTACGTCGCCATCAAGGTCGCCCAGGGCAAGGCCCGGGAGATCGGCGGCTTCATGTGGGCGCTGACGGGGATCTTCCTGGTCTTCTTCGCGCTCCACCCGATCGAGGGCTGGCTCGGGGTCGGCTGA